TCCCGGTCATGAGGATAGGACTTAATGACCCTGTAAGTGTAGACCGGAGTTCCTGCCTGGGGGGTGGGTGAAGGGCTGACCAGGGCCGTTGACGAAGGGGGCACGGTAGCCGGGAGTGCTGCCGGACTCGCATAGGACGCCAGCATCCAGGCAATGAGAGTAAGCCAGGGAGACAGGCCTACGAAGAGGCGCCAGGCATGTCCCCTTTTATTACTTTCTTTTATTACTTCATCCGCGCTATCATGCCACCGATTCATTAAACAAAGATGACCTTAAAATCAAGTACGTCCCGTATTGCAATAAAGTCTTTTTTGTTTTGTGTATAAAGAGTAGCCCCCATACTCCTGACTGAGGCTGCAATCAGGCAGTCATTCGTGATTGATGCGGATTTTTTGATGGTATAGCCTTTTGCAACGTGGAGCCTGGAGATAAGTTCTGCTGCCTTTTCATAATCTGTGATCGAGGGGGCCCAAATTCTATTAACCTGCCTGAATAAATAGAATATTTCATTTATGGCTTTTAACGCTTTCTTTGTGTGTGCGCCGGCCCTGAGTTCCATATATACAATTGAAGAGAGGTAAATTATACCAGTTGAGAGGAAAATTTCACTATATAAATCCGGG
This portion of the Nitrospirota bacterium genome encodes:
- a CDS encoding glutaminyl-peptide cyclotransferase yields the protein MNRWHDSADEVIKESNKRGHAWRLFVGLSPWLTLIAWMLASYASPAALPATVPPSSTALVSPSPTPQAGTPVYTYRVIKSYPHDREAFTQGLGRRIGSPGYHHRPDR
- a CDS encoding PIN domain-containing protein, translated to MIKKVIDTNIFIDRFSNPDLYSEIFLSTGIIYLSSIVYMELRAGAHTKKALKAINEIFYLFRQVNRIWAPSITDYEKAAELISRLHVAKGYTIKKSASITNDCLIAASVRSMGATLYTQNKKDFIAIRDVLDFKVIFV